GAACGCGTCGGGCATGTGCTGGACGACGATGACCCGGAAGTCGGCGTCGCGGGGGAGTCCGGCAACGACCCGCTCGACGACCGTCGGCCCGCCGGTCGAGGAGGCGATCAGCACCGTCCCGCCGTCCCGATGGTCGCCGTCGGTCGTCGCCTCGGCCGACCGGGACCGATCCGCCGTCGACGGTCCGCCGCCCACGTCGGCGCCGGCGACGGCTTTCACCTTGCGCACGAGTTGGTCTTCCTTGCTCGACATCCGGGTGCTGACCTCGCCGCCGGGTTTGGTGAAGAAATCGACCGCCCCCTTCTCCAGCGCCTCGAAGGTCACGTCGGCGCCGTCCGCGGTGTGGGCGCTCAGCATGAGGATCGGTGTCGGCCGTTCGGCCATGATGCGCTCGACGGCCTCCAACCCGTCGACCTCCGGCATCTGCAGGTCCATCGTCACCACGTCCGGTTCGTGTTCGAGGACGGCGTTCACGGCCTCGGCGCCGTCCGCGGCGGTGTCGACGACCGTCACGCCGCCGTCTTCGAGCATGTCCGAGAGCATCGTCCGCATGAAATGAGAGTCGTCGACGACGACGGCTCGCGGCGTCGGTCGACTCATCGACGGGTCGCCCCGCTGTACGACCGGTAGGTCGCGACGGCCGGCCGTTGCCCGTCGGTTTCCGGGGGGGTTCGTCCGATCATAGGTTAGTCCTTGGTTCCGGCAGAACTGAAATAAATACACCGGCACGGTTATCAGATCGGATAATGCAACCAGTACGCTTAACCCCGATTTGACCGACGGATCGTGTATGGAGCCACACGGGGCGCGGGATCGACGCGACGCCGAACGGGGTGACGAACGATGAGTGAGACGACGGCCCGCAGTCGGACCGTCCAGTTACTCGAGTTCGAACTGGGCGACGAGTCGTACGCGGTCGACATCGCACACGTCGCCGAAATCGTCGACGTGAACGACCTCACGGTCGTTCCCAACTCGGCACCACACGTCGAGGGCGTGATGGATCTGCGGGGCAAGACGACGACCATCGTCGACCCGAAGGCCGTCTTCGGCATCGACGGCGACGGCGCGCGAAAGCGGATCGTGGTGTTCGACCGCGAGCGAACCGCCGACGGCAAGTCGGTCGGCTGGATCGTCGACGAGGTAGAGCAAGTCGTCGAGGTCGACCGGGACGACGTCGAGTCGTCGCCGGTCGACGACGGCGACGACGCGGTCCGTGGCGTCATCAAGCGCGAGGACGACTTCGTCATCTGGGTTCGCCCGACGGTCCTCGATGCGTAGCGCCCGCGCCGCCGATCTTATATCAATGTCGATAATTCGGCCAACACATTCATATGCTGGGAGCCGAACCGAACAACCGAAGATTCGCCGGCGAGACGCCGACTTCGGCGCTTTCCGGCTCCCCGGCTCTCCGACCGCGGCGACCCGTGCCCGTCGGCGCGCCACACTCGATCAAGGATCCCGAACATGACGACCACGCTCTCGGACGCGACAGTGCTCATCGTCGACGACGAGCAGTCGCTGGCGGACCTGTACGCCTACTGGATCGACGAGTTCGCCGAGGCCCACACGGCGTACGACGGGACCGAGGCGATCGAGAAACTCGACGACGGGATCGACGTGATGCTCCTCGACAGGCGGATGCCCGGCCTCTCCGGCGACGAAGTCGTCGAGGCCGTCGAGGAGCGCGGGCTCGACGTGCGCATCGTCATGGTGACGGCCGTCGACCCCGGATTCGACATCGTCGATATGGGCATCGACGACTACCTGATCAAACCGGTCGATCAGCCCGAACTCGTCGACACCGTCGAACGCATGGTCGTCCGGAGCTCGTACGACGATCAGCTGCAGGAGAAGTTCCAGCTCGTCGAAAAGAAGGTGACCCTCGAGGCGGCGAAGACACCCCACGAACTGGAAGAGAGCGAGGAGTACGCCGAACTGACCCGGCGACTGGAGGCCGTCGAGCGCGAACTCGACTCCGCCGTCGAGGAGTTCGACGACACCGACTTCTCGGTCGCCTTCCGGGAACTGCCGGACGGCGGTCCGATCGATTCGACCGAAGGGTAGTCGTTATCTGACGACCGTCACCGGTACCGGGGACCGCCGGACGACCGACTCCGCCACGCTCCCGAGGAGGACGCGCGTGACCCCCTGTCGGCCGTGGCTCCCGATGACGATGCCGTCGATGTCGTTGTTCTCCGCCCACTCGACGATAGCCCGGGAGGGCATTCCGATCACCGTCTCCGCCGTCACCGTCATGTCGTGATCGGCGGCCCGGGATTCGGCCTCGTCGAGGACCTTCTGGGTCCGCTCCTCGGCGCTCTCCTGGAGGTGTTCGAACGTACTCGGGGCCGCCTCGATGGAGCCGTAGCCCACGTCCGTCGGGTCGATGACCGAGAGCACCGTGATGTCGGCGTCGGGATACTCCTCGAGGGCGAACTCGAGGGCGGCGTCTGCGGGGTCCGATCCGTCTACCGGGACGAGCAGTCGTTTTGCCATACACCCAGTCCGTACGACACCCTCCTAAGCGTGGGGGATCGCTCCTCGTCGGTGGGAAGCGGGGCGGCAACGTCTCCTGCCCGGACGGGATAGTCAGGTTTTCGTAGGATGGCCCGTATCTCCCGGTATGGGAAGCGATCGTTCCGTCTCGCGACGTGGATTTCTGACGACCGTCGCGGGCACCGCGGCGACTGCGGCCGCCGCCGGCACCGCCACGGCGCAGGCGTCGTTCGACGGGTGGATGAGCGACGTCGGTAACTACAGCGAAGTCGCCGACGCGACCGGACAGGACGAGGTGAACATCACCGTCGGTGCGTCGGGCAACGGCGGGAACTTCGCGTTCGGCCCGCCCGCCGTCCAGGTCGACCCCGGAACGACGATCGTCTGGGAGTGGAACGGCGAGGGCGGCCAGCACAACGTCGTCGCCGAGGAGGGCGGCGAGTTCGAGAGCGAACTCACCGCCGAAGCCGGCTTCACCTTCGAACAGACTTTCGAGTCCGAAGGCGTGATCAAGTACTTCTGTCAGCCCCACCGCGCGCTCGGCATGAAGGGCGTCCTCGTCGTCGGCGCGATGCCCGACTCCGGCGGCGGCGGTGGCGGCGGTGGCGGCGGTGGTGGCGGTGGCGGTGGCGCCAGTGCCCCGGCCGTCCCGGACAGCGCCAAGTCACTCGCCGTCGGCCTGACGACCATGCTGGTGTCGGTGCTCGGTCTAGCCTACTTCTTCATCCGCTACGGCGGCGACTACGGCGAAGAGTTCGAAGGCGCCTGAGACGGCATAATCGTACGAGCCGCGTCGGTCCCGTCGACCGTTTCGACGCCGGTCACCTCGAAGCGAGCGCCGCCCGCCTCGCTCTCACCGATCCGAATCGACCAGCCGTGGCGTCGACCACGTCACGGACGATGGTGAGACCGACCCCTGTCCCGTCCGCTCCCGCCGAGTATCCCGCGTCGAATATCCGATCCGCTCGATTCGATATCGCGACATTCGGTTTACGGTTCACTCGGCGCTCGGTCACGGCCGCCGGTCCGGTCGACGATCCGCAGCGCTCGCTCGACGGCGTCGACCGCCCCCGTTCCGAGGACGTAGGTAATCGGCTCGACGCCGAACGCCCCCTCGTGATAGAGGACGCCGGGGACGCCGTCGGAGAACAGGTCGTCGAGGCGGCGGCGCCGGTTCTCGTACCCGGCGTCGAACGCGACGGGGTCCAGTTCGTCCGGGACGGCCGCCAGCAGTTCGTCGCTGGTCGCGAGGTTGACCGCCCCACGGACGGTCGGATCGGCGCTCGTCGCGGCCAGCACCGTCGTGGCCACGTGGTGTGACGCCCCGAACTCGGGGTTCGCGGGCACGTTGACCCGCCCCCGCATCGCGTGGATGCGGCCCGGGACGGCGGCCACGTCCGTCTCGTCGGCGGCGTCGGGTAGCGCCATCGCCACGTTCGTCCCGACGTTCGGGACGTGTGCGAGCACGCCCGTCGCGTTCGCAAACTGTCGGACGGCCCGCCGGACGTTCGACAGCACCTCGCGTTCGGCCTGTACCGCGGTGTCGCGCCCGCGCACGCAGAGATCACACCCCAGCCCCGCGAGCGCCGGCATCTCCTCCTCGTGGATCGCACAGATCGGCCCTCGATCCTCGAACGCACGGACGAGTTCCAGCAGTTCGGCCAGCGCCTCGTAGTCGTCCATCGTGCCGGCGTCGAACCCCTCGGCGATGCGCTCGACCGTCGCCTGCGTCCGTGGATGATCGAGGAACCGCTCCTCGCCACGGCGCTCGCCCGCGAGATACTGGCTCACCGCCGCCTGTGAGACGCCGAGACGGCTGGCGATTTCGCGCTGGGCGAACCCCCGATCCGACAGCTCCGCCGCGAGCATCGACCGAACCGTCGGCAGAAATTTGTCGACGACGATTTCGCTCGGCAACTGCACCGTCACGGTTCCACCTGCTGCCCGTCCATACCGTTCACTCGTCGGGCCGGGCCTTAATTCTCGGCCGGCGGCGGTGCCCTTTAGACGACGCCGCGCCACACTCGGCCCATGCAACCCGTCCCCTTCGACGAGGCCGAGACGTACGAACCCGACGAGGGCTGGCGCCGGGTGTCGCTGGCCGGTAGCGACCGATTCACCTTCGAGTGGTTCGAGAAACCGCCGGGTCACTCCTCGCCGATGCACGATCACGAGAACGAACAGGTCTGTCTCGTCCTCCAGGGCGAGATGACCGTCTACACCGAGGACGACGAGGTGACCCTCGGCCCGTACGACTCCGTCCATCTGGAGGCCTGGGAGTCCCACCGGGTCGAGAACACGGGCGACGAACGCGCCGTCGGCCTCGACGTGTTTGCGCCGGGGCGCTCCTTCGACTTCTGGACCGACCGGGAGTAGGCCGAGCCACTATCGCTCGGCCGGCGTCGCCGTGTAGCGCTCGGGGGCCCCCGAGCCATCGAGCATGCCGAACACGTTGTCGACGAGCGTCCGGACGATGTCGACGCGCGTCTCGGTCGTCGTCGCGGCGACGTGTGGCGTCGCGACCACGTTGTCGAAGTCGTGGAGCGGCGAGTCGGCCGGGAGGGGTTCGGTTTCGAACACGTCGAGGCCGGCGCCGGCTATTTCGCCTCGCTCCAGCGCGTCGATCAGGGCCGACTCCGAGACGATAGGCCCCCGCGCCGTGTTGATCAGGATGGCCGAGTCCTGCATCCGGGCGAACGCGTCGGCGTCGATCAGATCCCGCGTCTCGTCGGTCAACTCGGCGTTGACGGTGACGATGTCGCTCCGCGAGAGCAGGTCGTCGAGATCGGTGAGTTCCGCACCCGTCACGTCGGTGTCCTCCTCGAAGACGTAGGGGTCGTACGCGAGGACCTCCATATTGAGGCCGGCAAAGAAGGCGGCGACGCGACTGCCGGCGTCGCCGAAGCCGACGATGCCGACGGTCCGGCCGTTGACCGTCGTGTTGAGGTCGGTCTCGTCGCGCCAGCCACCGGCTTCCAGCAGGCGGTCGTTGTGGACGATGTCCCGGGAGACGGCGATGGCGAGGCCGAGGGTGTACTCCGCGACGGCGGCGGCGTTCAACCCCGGCGTGTAGGTGACGCCGATGCCCAGGTCCGCCGCCGCGTCGAGGTCCACGTTGTCGATGCCGGTCCCGATCTTGCCGACCACCTGCAGGCTCTCGGCCGCCGCGAGCACGTCGTCCGTGATCGGGAGGCGAGAGGTGGTGAAGAGCACGTCCACCCCGTCGAGGGCGTCGACGAGGGCGGCTTCACTGGCCTCGACGCCGACGGTCAGGTCGAGGCGGTCGTCCACCCTCGTTTCGAGCACCGCAAACGGCTGGACGTCCTGATCGACGAGTGCCTTCATCTCAGAAGAAGGTGAACTCGCCGTCTTCGAGGACCACCTCGCCGTCGAGTTCGAGCGTGGGCTCGGCGATCATGGCGTCGAAGTGCACGGGTGCGCGGGTGGTGCCCCCGAGGTTGCTGCTCGTCCCGATGCCGAAGTGGACGTTGCCGTACCGGCCGTGGTCGTTGGAGAACCAGCCGTTGAACTCGGGACACTCGGGGTTCATGCCGACCGCGAGTTGGGCGATGTTGTAGACGGCCGGGTCGTCGTGTTCGGCCCACACGTCCGCGATGCGCTGGGCCTCACGGCCGCCTTCGACGGACGTCACGGCGCCGTCTTCGATTTCCATCCGGACCGGCTCCTCCAGCACGCCGATGTCGAGGTTGGGGATGGCGCCGTCGAAGACGACCGTTCCCTCGGTCGTTCCCTCGACGGGCGAGATGTTGGCCTCGATGTGGACCAGCGCGGTGAACTCGCCGGGTTCGTGGGCGATGCCGGGGTGGGCGTTCCCGTCCCGACCCTCCAGGCCGACGGTCACGTCGGTCCCCTGTGGCGACGTGATGCGGGCCTCGTCGGCCTCGCCGAACTTCCGGGCCATCTCCTCGCAGTGGGGGCGCATCCCCTCGTAGTCGGCGTAGAGGCCGCCGGTTTTGAGCTGTTCGGGGGTGAACTTCACCATACTGATGAGGCGTGCGCCGGCCTCTCTGGCCGCCGCCGCGGCGCTCGAGTGAGTGATCGAGCGGTGGACGGGCGTGATGATCACCTCGGCTTCGAGCATCGCGGCCGCGACGGACGGCTCCGGCTCGTTGCCGTCGTACTCGCGGGGGTCCATCAACGTCATCGTCACGTTCGCGCCCCGTTCGTTGGCGGCTGCGGCGACGCGTTCGGCCACGTCGGCTACCTCCCAGTCCGAGACGACGAGGACGTCTTCCCCGGCCTCGATGCCCGCGCAGGTGTCGACGACGATGCTCGCGCCACCCATCTCCTGAACCGAGTCCATACCCCACACCCCGTCCGGCGATGTCAATAAATCTACTCCACGCCGGCGACGACGCGGACAGCACGCCCGTGTCGGCCGTGAACGCGATGGGCCGTGCGCACGCCGGCGGATCAGCGCCACACGCAGATTTGATATAGCGACATACAATTTATAACTTCCCGAACGGCGCCCACTCAGGTGAGTTGGTATATGTTGTCCTCGTACGTCCGGCGCACCCGATCACCCCAGTCGTGGGTGTAAGTGTCGATGATGTCGCTGGCCACGTCGCCGCGGAGGTACTTGACGATGCCCCGGTCGCCCGTGCGGTCCCGGAGGTGGGTCGTGAAGAAGTGCCGGAAGTAGTGGGGCGTGACGTTCTCCTCGGCGCCGCCGCCGTCGCGGTGCCACCCGCGCTCGCGCGCGTGCGATTCGACCATGTGGTGGACGACGTGTGGCGTGACACGCGCTCCCCAGTCGTCGCGGGTGCTCACGAACAGTGGTTCCGCCCGGGTGGCGGTGTCGGGTCTGATGGCGAGCCAGCGCCGCAGGACGATCCGCAGTTCGTCGTCGACGGGGATCACCGTCGCGCGCTTGCGTTTGTTGGCCGCCGTCCGTCGCTCGCCGTCGATTTCGTCGCCGACGGCGCGGTCGGCGGCGACGAACAGGGCGTCCCCGCGGCCGTCGAGCTGCGGACGGATCGGTACGTCCAGCGTCTCGCGGGTGATTGGCACCGAGAGATCACGCAGGTCGAGATTGCAGAGCTCGCCCACCCGGATGCCCGTCTTGAGCATCGTCACGAGGAGCGCGCGGTCGAGCGGATGGGCGACGTCGGCGAGGAAGTCGCGCATCTCCGGGACGGCGATTTCCCGCCGCGTCGGATCGGTGTTGATGCGCTCGTCCATCTCCTCGGCGACGAGCGTCATGGGGTTCGAATCGAACGCCCCGACCTGCGTCATGTACGCGTAGAAGCGGTGGAGGTAGGCGGCGTAGGTGGCGACGGTGCTCTCGGCGACGGTGCCGCGCAGCTGGTGGACCCACGCCATACAGTCCCGGTGCTCGGCCGTCGCCGGGGTCGCCCCTCGCTCGTCGGCGAGGAAGGACTCGAACGTCCGGAGGACGCGCTCGTAGGCCGCGCGCGTGCGGTCCGTCTTCCCGTGGTAGGTCATGTCCTGCAGGAAGTAGCCCACGGGATCGTCGACGTCGTCGCTCACGACTCCTCCACGAGCCGGTAGCCGCCCTCACGACCGCTGTACTGGACGACGTTCCGTTCCTGGAGCGACTCCAGCGCCTCCTCCAGCCGGTCCTCGACCCCGTCGGTCACGGATTCGAGGAGGGCGTCCCACGAACGGTGGTCATCCCCGCTGAGGGCGTCTTTCACCCGGGGTTCGAGCCCCGAAGACGTGTCTTCGGCGGGTTCCTCGGACGACGGCCGATCGGGCACCTCGAAGTCGCGGCGGCCGGCCTGCACCATCGTCCGCACGAACTCGCTTTGACTCATGCCGAGTCGGTCGGCGTGTTCGCGCCAGCGCTCCTTCTGGTAGGGCGGCACGTACGTCTTCACCGGAACGGAGTCGTCTGCCATATTGGCCCCTCGATTGCCGGTTACTTCAAAGTAGTCCCACTCAGGGGGATAAGGGTCTTTATCTGGGGTTGTAGTGCCGGAATTCACCCCGCAATGTCGTTGTATTTGTGAATATAGTCTTACTATGGCACTGATGACAGTCCGACACTCACAAATACAAATATTCCCTGCTCACGCCGCCCCGTCTGCCCGCTCGACCAGTGACGGGTCGTCGTTCCGCGGATCGTTCACCTGCGTCGAGACGGGGTAGGCGGTCAGGTCGTCGGTAGGGTAGGGATCACAGCAGTCGAGGGCCGCTTCGACCGACCCGTGGAGCCACGTCGACTCCTCGCTCGGGTCGAGGATGACGGCCATCCGGTGGTGGAGGTCGCTCACCAGGTCGTTCGGCTCCGTGGTCACGATGGCGAAGGTGTGGATCGGCTCGCTCTCGCTCGACGCCCCCGCACTCCCGAACTCGCCGAGCCCCGTCTGTCGCGTCGGTGGCTCCCACCGCGACCAGATACCCGCCATCGCGAACGGGCGGTCGTCCTCGAAGGCGACGCGGTAGGGTCGCTTTCCCTCGTCACGGCTCACCCACTCGTAGAAGCCGTCCGCGGGGACGAGACAGCGCCGGTGTTCGACCGCCTCGGCGAACGTCGGCTTCTCCGTGATGGTCTCCGAACGGGCGTTGATCGGGGGGTTCGCGTCGTCGTCGGCCCACTCCGGGACCAGTCCCCACTGCTGGTGAGTGAACTGCTTTGGGTCCGCCCCGGTCACCACCGGGAGCTCTTGCCCCGGCGCGCAGTTGTACCGCGGTTCGACGTTCGGCGACTGCGTCCCGAACCGCTCGGCCAGTTCCTCGGCCGACGTGAAGAGCGTGTACCGGCCACACATACCTGCTCCTTCGGTCGGAGTGGGTTAAAGCGCCCGCCGGACGACTCGCACGTCGGTACCGTTGCCCGCAACGATAAACTGTATGTCGCTATATAGAGTCTATCGGGGGCGTAGTCGAGACCGGCTGTCTCGATGCATACGGCCCTTCGTCCAGAGCATGTACTCCCCTTCGGCGTTTTCGTATCTTTCACTCCTAACACTCTTTACAGTAGATGATGTACCTCGATTCGACGATGTCCATCGATCGAGACACCTTCGAGAACGCGAGTGAGGGCGAACTCGCGGACCTTTCGGTCCCGGATCAGGTGCTCGGCTTCCTCGCAGCCAATGCAGATCACGCGTTCAAAGCCCGTGAAATCGCGTCGCGAATCGACGTCGACGAGGGAGCAGTCAGCACCGCTCTTTCGCGGTTGAAGAGTCGCGACCTAGTCGAACACAAGGCGACGTACTGGGCGGTGATCGACGACGACGAGCGACTCGAAGGATACCGCGGCTACGAGCGAGCAACCGCACTGTTCAACGACCAACTCGGGACGGAAGACGCGGCGGCGTGGCGCGAGCACGCACCCGAAGAATCACACCCGAGCGTCGAGGACGAACGGTGACCGACGAAGAGACACCGATCTTCGAGCGTGGGGATGTCGTCTACGGTGCTGATCCGTTCAAAGGTGACGAGAACGCTCGGCCCTGGCTCGTTCTCTCGAACCACGACGGCCGTCCGTTCCACGGCGAGCAGTATATCGCGCTGACGCTGACGTCGAAATCGTGGATGGATGGCCTGATCGAGATTCCGGAGACGAGTTGGGTTCGTGGTGGGACACCGGATGACAGTCGGATCGTTCCATGGGCCGTCCAGTCGATCGACTACGAGGACATCGACTTCTGGCAGGGTCGTCTCGACAGTGCCCTCGTCGACGGCGCGGTTGCGTCCCTCGTCGACGAACTCCAGTAGCGCGCGTTGTCGTCTCGACCTGTCGACAACGAGATTGCATCTCGAAGCCCGCCATCGTGAACTAGGCGCTCGGCTGGATCGGGCCCTCAGAAGCACCGGTCGAGAATCTCGTCGGCCGTCCGGGCCGCGAGCGCCTGCCCCGTGTTCGTGGGGTTCGCCCCGCCGACGCCGTTCGGGAGCGCCGAGTGGTCGGCGACGAACAGTCGCTCCACGTCGTAGGCCTCACACGCCTCGTCGAGTACCTTCCCCATCCGCATCGTACTGTGGACGTGCAGGGCGGTCGGCGGCGAGTCCGACCGGTGGACGTGCGAGGCGCCCGCCTCCCTGAGGATTTCCGCCGCGATGGTCGCGAGTTCGTCGCGGCGCTTTTGATCCCCTTCGCTCGGCTCGTAGTTCACGACGGGAATCGGCCCGTGTTCGTCCGCCAACCCCGGCGTCACGGTGACGCCGTTTCGCCGGTGGGGCCGGTCGTCGCTCACGACCAGTACCTGCAGCATCCGACGGTAGTCCGCGAGCAGTCGCTTCAGTTCCGGGCCGGCCAGCCGTCCCATCGTGTCCCACGGGGCGTCCGCGGTGTCGTTCTGGAACGTAAAGCCCGATGCGCTGGCGCCGA
This window of the Haloplanus rubicundus genome carries:
- a CDS encoding chemotaxis protein CheW; its protein translation is MSETTARSRTVQLLEFELGDESYAVDIAHVAEIVDVNDLTVVPNSAPHVEGVMDLRGKTTTIVDPKAVFGIDGDGARKRIVVFDRERTADGKSVGWIVDEVEQVVEVDRDDVESSPVDDGDDAVRGVIKREDDFVIWVRPTVLDA
- a CDS encoding type II toxin-antitoxin system PemK/MazF family toxin, with the translated sequence MTDEETPIFERGDVVYGADPFKGDENARPWLVLSNHDGRPFHGEQYIALTLTSKSWMDGLIEIPETSWVRGGTPDDSRIVPWAVQSIDYEDIDFWQGRLDSALVDGAVASLVDELQ
- a CDS encoding SOS response-associated peptidase — translated: MCGRYTLFTSAEELAERFGTQSPNVEPRYNCAPGQELPVVTGADPKQFTHQQWGLVPEWADDDANPPINARSETITEKPTFAEAVEHRRCLVPADGFYEWVSRDEGKRPYRVAFEDDRPFAMAGIWSRWEPPTRQTGLGEFGSAGASSESEPIHTFAIVTTEPNDLVSDLHHRMAVILDPSEESTWLHGSVEAALDCCDPYPTDDLTAYPVSTQVNDPRNDDPSLVERADGAA
- a CDS encoding DUF5805 domain-containing protein, which encodes MADDSVPVKTYVPPYQKERWREHADRLGMSQSEFVRTMVQAGRRDFEVPDRPSSEEPAEDTSSGLEPRVKDALSGDDHRSWDALLESVTDGVEDRLEEALESLQERNVVQYSGREGGYRLVEES
- a CDS encoding cupin domain-containing protein, with the protein product MQPVPFDEAETYEPDEGWRRVSLAGSDRFTFEWFEKPPGHSSPMHDHENEQVCLVLQGEMTVYTEDDEVTLGPYDSVHLEAWESHRVENTGDERAVGLDVFAPGRSFDFWTDRE
- a CDS encoding MarR family transcriptional regulator: MSIDRDTFENASEGELADLSVPDQVLGFLAANADHAFKAREIASRIDVDEGAVSTALSRLKSRDLVEHKATYWAVIDDDERLEGYRGYERATALFNDQLGTEDAAAWREHAPEESHPSVEDER
- a CDS encoding thiamine-phosphate synthase family protein, translating into MTVQLPSEIVVDKFLPTVRSMLAAELSDRGFAQREIASRLGVSQAAVSQYLAGERRGEERFLDHPRTQATVERIAEGFDAGTMDDYEALAELLELVRAFEDRGPICAIHEEEMPALAGLGCDLCVRGRDTAVQAEREVLSNVRRAVRQFANATGVLAHVPNVGTNVAMALPDAADETDVAAVPGRIHAMRGRVNVPANPEFGASHHVATTVLAATSADPTVRGAVNLATSDELLAAVPDELDPVAFDAGYENRRRRLDDLFSDGVPGVLYHEGAFGVEPITYVLGTGAVDAVERALRIVDRTGGRDRAPSEP
- a CDS encoding universal stress protein; translated protein: MAKRLLVPVDGSDPADAALEFALEEYPDADITVLSVIDPTDVGYGSIEAAPSTFEHLQESAEERTQKVLDEAESRAADHDMTVTAETVIGMPSRAIVEWAENNDIDGIVIGSHGRQGVTRVLLGSVAESVVRRSPVPVTVVR
- a CDS encoding NAD(P)-dependent oxidoreductase, whose amino-acid sequence is MKALVDQDVQPFAVLETRVDDRLDLTVGVEASEAALVDALDGVDVLFTTSRLPITDDVLAAAESLQVVGKIGTGIDNVDLDAAADLGIGVTYTPGLNAAAVAEYTLGLAIAVSRDIVHNDRLLEAGGWRDETDLNTTVNGRTVGIVGFGDAGSRVAAFFAGLNMEVLAYDPYVFEEDTDVTGAELTDLDDLLSRSDIVTVNAELTDETRDLIDADAFARMQDSAILINTARGPIVSESALIDALERGEIAGAGLDVFETEPLPADSPLHDFDNVVATPHVAATTTETRVDIVRTLVDNVFGMLDGSGAPERYTATPAER
- a CDS encoding protein-glutamate methylesterase/protein-glutamine glutaminase translates to MSRPTPRAVVVDDSHFMRTMLSDMLEDGGVTVVDTAADGAEAVNAVLEHEPDVVTMDLQMPEVDGLEAVERIMAERPTPILMLSAHTADGADVTFEALEKGAVDFFTKPGGEVSTRMSSKEDQLVRKVKAVAGADVGGGPSTADRSRSAEATTDGDHRDGGTVLIASSTGGPTVVERVVAGLPRDADFRVIVVQHMPDAFTGRFADRLDAASEYDVREAEDGDRIGGGEALVAPGGKHLVVAGAGGGRLRIKLTEDPAEHGVRPAADVTMRSAAETVDDPLVGVVLTGMGADGAAGVQAIADAGGHVIAQDEASSAVFGMPKRAIERGCVDDVLAGDDVPEGILDAITLEVNA
- a CDS encoding HalX domain-containing protein, producing the protein MTTTLSDATVLIVDDEQSLADLYAYWIDEFAEAHTAYDGTEAIEKLDDGIDVMLLDRRMPGLSGDEVVEAVEERGLDVRIVMVTAVDPGFDIVDMGIDDYLIKPVDQPELVDTVERMVVRSSYDDQLQEKFQLVEKKVTLEAAKTPHELEESEEYAELTRRLEAVERELDSAVEEFDDTDFSVAFRELPDGGPIDSTEG
- a CDS encoding tyrosine-type recombinase/integrase, whose product is MTYHGKTDRTRAAYERVLRTFESFLADERGATPATAEHRDCMAWVHQLRGTVAESTVATYAAYLHRFYAYMTQVGAFDSNPMTLVAEEMDERINTDPTRREIAVPEMRDFLADVAHPLDRALLVTMLKTGIRVGELCNLDLRDLSVPITRETLDVPIRPQLDGRGDALFVAADRAVGDEIDGERRTAANKRKRATVIPVDDELRIVLRRWLAIRPDTATRAEPLFVSTRDDWGARVTPHVVHHMVESHARERGWHRDGGGAEENVTPHYFRHFFTTHLRDRTGDRGIVKYLRGDVASDIIDTYTHDWGDRVRRTYEDNIYQLT
- a CDS encoding halocyanin domain-containing protein, whose translation is MGSDRSVSRRGFLTTVAGTAATAAAAGTATAQASFDGWMSDVGNYSEVADATGQDEVNITVGASGNGGNFAFGPPAVQVDPGTTIVWEWNGEGGQHNVVAEEGGEFESELTAEAGFTFEQTFESEGVIKYFCQPHRALGMKGVLVVGAMPDSGGGGGGGGGGGGGGGGASAPAVPDSAKSLAVGLTTMLVSVLGLAYFFIRYGGDYGEEFEGA
- a CDS encoding aminopeptidase, with the protein product MDSVQEMGGASIVVDTCAGIEAGEDVLVVSDWEVADVAERVAAAANERGANVTMTLMDPREYDGNEPEPSVAAAMLEAEVIITPVHRSITHSSAAAAAREAGARLISMVKFTPEQLKTGGLYADYEGMRPHCEEMARKFGEADEARITSPQGTDVTVGLEGRDGNAHPGIAHEPGEFTALVHIEANISPVEGTTEGTVVFDGAIPNLDIGVLEEPVRMEIEDGAVTSVEGGREAQRIADVWAEHDDPAVYNIAQLAVGMNPECPEFNGWFSNDHGRYGNVHFGIGTSSNLGGTTRAPVHFDAMIAEPTLELDGEVVLEDGEFTFF